From the Bacillus sp. FJAT-22090 genome, the window TAGTTTTGCGGTCATTTTCGCATCACCTAATGCGTGATGACGACCTACTACAGGAATGTTGTTATGACTACATAAATCTTCTAACGTCGTCATATTCATTTTAGGTTCAATTATTTTAAAGAGAAAAGATGTATCTACAATTCGATGTTTGAAAGGTGTGCGAAACAATAGAGAACTTGCAGATTGCAAGAAGTTCCTTTCATGAGTAGCGTGATGAGCAACTAATGTGCAGTCTTGTTTATATTCAAGAAATTTTATAAAAACATCTGCTAATGGCTTCGCTTCTAATACTTGTTCATTGGTAATGCCAGTTAATTGCACAATATGCTCTGGTATTTCCTTTTCATAACGGACTAAAGAATAAAAATTATCTTCTTCGAGAATGGTCGTGCCATACATTTTTGTTGCACCAATGGAAAGTATGCCATCTCCTTTTTCTGGAGAAAAGCCAGTTGTTTCTATATCAAACACGACGACATTTAACTCATGTAAGGGTATATTTAAAGCATCTTCTTGATTCATTTCTTTCTGCAAATGTCGTAAAAAGGCCATTTGTTGGGTATTTCGTATATCCCCAAGACCGATGTTCGTCCGCTTTCCTTGAAGCCCACGTAAAATTTGCATAAATGGTTCAAATGCCATCTCTAACACCCTTTTTCTGTTCAAAAACACCTTAGCGTATTTGTGTACAAATTCATGCCACCATACTATTACTATTCAAAATTCGTTACTTTCTCTGTAACAGTTAACATGAATCATTATTTGGATAAAGTGAAAGCTATCACTTCATCATGAAGCCTTTTACCATCCTTTATTATTCTCTTTATTCCTTTACGCTCTTCTTTAGATAATTTTTCTATATTTAAATTATGCGTATCTGTATAAGTTTCAGCTCGAAATAAAGACAAACGATAGTTTAATAAGTCTGCAAAATTTTTTTCACAATTATGCAGAAGTTTTTCATAACCACTTTGGCGGATCAATGTGTTCATTCGGGTTAATGTAGAATTTTCATAAATCCCCTCTTTAATAGAGAGTAATCGAACAGAGTTAACATAAGGTAAAAAGGCTGCATACTTCAAATTCACACATCCTTGATAAACACCATGTTGCTCCACTAAAATTTGCCCAAATGGTCCTATGACATTTTTCACATGCATAACATTAGCGATAAAACGATGGAAGAGATTCGGGCTTTGCAATTGATATTGATAAATGAAGTATTTTAATCGATGGATATAGCCGAGTTTACCGTGTAATACTCTTGCATCAAAAAAAATTTGTAAATACCTAATATTCTCCCAGCTTTCATTTTCCATCCATTCCCGAAGTTGTGTATGCCAGTCTTGAAATGACTTGCACCAGATTGGATTAGAGCTCATAATATTCCCTTGACAATACGGATAACCAGTAATATTAAGTCCATATGATAGTTCTTCACCTAGCTTTTTAAAGTACTCATCATTTTCTTCATTCGATATTGCATAAACGATACCATGATCCTGATCACTTATAACGCCCTGTTCAAATCGTCCGCCACTCCCTGTTATAAACCATGTAAAGTCGCATGGAGGACTCTCACTTTTCATTTTGCATTTGGCCATTTCCATTACTTTGCGCATCACAAGATCATGAAAATCATTTAGAGAAACAGTATCATCCAGAAAGGTAGTAATATTTTCATCCTTCCATTCTCTAATAGATTCATACGTTTCCACAATAACACTTCCTTTTATGCAAAAAGCCCCTGATACAGAGGCTTTTTATTGTTGAGTTATAATTATTTTATGATTTCGATTCCTCTAAAATCATTTGTTCTGGATACCCATAATTACCGTGTTCGCTCATATCTAAGCCCATGATTTCTTCTTCTTCAGAAACACGAATGCCACCCATTACTTTTTTCATTATAAATAAGATAGCATAGGAAACTATGAAAGCAAATAGACCACAAGCGACAACCCCCATTAATTGGACCCCTAATTGTTCCAATCCACCACCATAAAATAATCCTGGTTTACCAACACTTGCAAGCTCTGGTGTGGCAAAGAATCCTGTTGACAAAGTACCCCACACACCCGCCGCTCCATGTACTGATAGCGCATAAATTGGATCATCAATTTTTCTCTTTTCAAAGAATCTAGCGCTGTAGAATACAAGTACTCCAGCTATAAAACCAATAATAACAGATGCCCAAACATCTACAAATGCACAGGAAGCTGTAATGGCAACTAAGCCTGCTAATGCACCATTTAATATAGTTGTAATATCTGATTTTCCTAATACGACCCAAGAGATTAACGTTGCAGCAACTGCGCCTGCACCAGCAGCAAGTGTAGTATTTAAAGCAACAAATCCAAAGAATGCTCCATCTACTGATACTGTACTTCCTGCGTTGAATCCAAACCAACCACCCCAAAGGATTAATACTCCTAATGTCGTATAAACTTGGTTATGACCTGCAAGATTATTAGCTGACCCGTCTTTGTTGAATTTGCCGATTCTCGGTTTAAGCAACATTGTTGCAGCTAACGCTGCCATTGCCCCAGTTAAATGAACTACAGTAGAACCCGCAAAATCTTGCTTGCCGTGCTCCGCTAACCAGCCACCACCCCATACCCAGTGAGCAATAATAGGATATACGATAATTCCGAAAAGAATGGTAAAGATCACATAAGCTGAAAATTTTGCACGCTCAGCAAATCCTCCAAGAGCAATTGTCACAGCAATGCCTGCAAAAGCTAGTTGGAATACAAAAAATACAGTAGTAGCAAGACCAGCATCTTCGATAAGACTCCCATCGTAGAAAAAGTCTGACATTCCAACCAAGAAATTTGCATTACCCCCAAAAATAAAACCGTAACCTAGTGCCCAAAACACTAATGAAGCTAAACCAAATGTGAAAATGGTTTTCCCTGCAACGTGACCCGCATTTTTCATCCGTGTAGATCCAGCTTCCAGAAGGATAAATCCTCCAACCATAAAAATAACTAAAATTGCAGCAACCATCGTCCATAAACTGTTCATCAAAAACATGACTTCTTCCATTAAATTACTCCCCCTTTTTATTATGTTATGTTACATAACTTAATAATGTTAGGAAACATAACATCATTTATATAATATTTATTTTACTTGTATTTTTCTTTAAGTCAATACCATTATCAGAATTTATTTTATTTTATGTCAATAAAAGTGACATACGAAAGAGTTACTAGTCCACTTAACTTTACTAAGGATTTTAATGGAGGGATAAAAAACGAAAAATATTGATCGTAAAAGCTTACTTCATATCCATCTCTTTTCTTTGTTTGCTTTAGGTTGTGGATGGGTTGGTCGATCCGTGGACTTGCAAGTGAGAACAACTACTCGGGAGATGCGATTGTCGATCCTCTATAATGTCAAAGAGTTCGTCCAGAAGGCATCATATTTCTTGTGTACAGCCATTGTCGGTTTATGGCTGTACACAAGAAATATGAAAACTGATTTTATCAGTAGGAAGAATAATACCCAATTCAATAATTTTCTATAAAAGGACTACACCCAAGTCGTAGCATTACGCCATTAGGTTAGTCATTCTTGGAAGGGAAATAATTATGTCTCTAAATAACAACGAAATGTCTTTTCATTGATTGAGTTATTTGTCCCTTCAACAATAAATACGTTGCGTATTATAATCTAAATCTGTTATTAAGGAGGTGCCTGTTATGGGAGGAAAAAAAGGAAATAGTGGTAGTTCATCTTCTGGAAGCTCGTCTACTGGTTCTACATCTTCAAGTCACTCTTCTAGTCGCTCTTCAAGTCATTCTTCAAGTAGTAGCTCACATGGCAAAAAAGGAAATAGTGGTAGTTCGTCTACTGGTAGCTCGTCTACTGGAAGTTCATCTACTCACAGCTCTTCTTCAAGTAGTTCTTCAAGTAGTAAATCACATGGCAAAAAAGGTAATAGTAGTAGTTCGTCTACTGGAAGTTCATCTACCCACAGCTCGTCTTCAAGAAGTTCTTCAAGTAGTAGCTCACGTGGCAAAAGGAAATAGTAGTAGTTCGTCTACTGGTAGCTCGTCTTCAAGTAGCTCTTCTTCATAAACCACATTTACTATAAACCCATTTAAAAGAAAAAGTTAGAAGCCTTCCTTTAATCAATTTCCATTAGGTTAAGGGAAGCTTTTAATCCTAAGTAGTTGATTAATGCTAAATTCTATTCATTTACTGACTACTAACATAGCCCTCGTAAAAAGAAAAGTACTAAGGCTATGTTAGTAGTCAGCTCCAGCCATAGCATAGCATAGCATTTTACTAGCCATTAAATAGCAGGAGGTGATTACATGTCAAATCTAATTCCTTCTTATTTCTTAAAGATTAAAGAAGAAGACCTAAACCGTTTAAGAAAGAATCTAAAAAATGATGACTCTGTTTCCAGCAAGTTGAAGGTTGATAAAACCGTTTATGATATAAAGATTGCCTATCGCGGTGCTTATACACGAAAGTTTCGAAAACGATCCTATGTGATTGATTTCGATTCCGAAATGTTTTTTGGAGCTCGTAAAATACATCTTAATGCAGAATACAGAGATCCGTCTCTTATTCGAAATAAACTATCGCTCGACTTCTTTCAAGACCTTGGTGTTCTTTCTCCAGAAAGTCAGCATATAAACTTTTACAGAAACGGAACTTTTAAAGGGGTATATCTTCAATTGGAATCCGTAGATGATCTATTTTTGAAAAAAAGAGGGTTACCAGCTGGTCCCATTTATTATGCCATCAACAATGATGCAAATTTTTCCTTTACGAGAGACGAGAAGCCAAAGGAATCGCTTTTAGACGGCTATATACAAGCGTCAGGAGATCCATCAGACGATGACTTTCTTCATGATTTGATTACCATCGTAAATACGACGCCACAATCTAAGTTTCTCGAAGAAGTCTCCCAGTATATTAATATGGACAAATACTTGAACTGGTTGGTCGGGGCAATTTGCACAATGAACAACGACGGTTTTACTCACAACTACGCCCTTTATCGCAATAGTGAGACACGTATGTTCGAAATACTCCCTTGGGATTATGATGCGACTTGGGGTCGAAAAGTCAGCGGTGGAATCATGGAGCATACTTACGTTCCTATTGAAGGCAAAAAAGGAAATCATCTATTATATCTTCTCATCCAATTACCGGAATTTCGAAGGCTTTATAAAGAAGTATTAGAAGAAATCTTGGAAACTAAGTTTACGGTTAAGTACATGGAAAATAAAGTACTAGATTTACATCAATTAGTCCGTCCCAACCTCCTTCTAGATCCTTATAAAAATAATAAGGTTGATATTTTTGATAATGAGCCAGAAATCATTTTTCAATTTATTCGTGACCGAAATAATTATTTAAAAGAGCAATTAAAGAATCTTAAATAAATAATAATTATATAGTTTTGATACGCTTTTAATATTACAGAAAGGAGTTTTCACAGTGGGACCCTTTTGTATTAAAGAAACGGGGAAGTATGGAAAAGGATTATTTGCTACACGTGACATTAAAAAGGATGAACTTATCGAGGTATCACCTGTTATAGTTTCACCTAGAAATGAATGGAAATATATGAAGAAAACCATACTTTTAAATTACTGCTTCCATTGGGGTAAACGTACTGCAATCGCACTTGGATATGGAGCACTTTTTAATCATTCCTATACTCCTAATGTAAGATTTGTTAATAATAAAAAAAATCTATCCATTGACTTTTATGCCATAGATGATATTAATAACGGGGAAGAATTAACCATTAATTACAATGGGGACCCCGAAGATAAATCAAAACTTTGGTTTGAAGTAATTGAGTGATATACATTCTGCTCACAAACTATCCATAAACATTATTTCTATTAATTCATAATTTAACATTAGCCCGTAATAACTCATTTACTTATGAAGCGGAATCTCCGTTATAAGTAAAATGAGTTTTTTTGCCTGCCCCAAAGCGACTTAGAATGATAAGAAAGATATATTTAATAAATTAAAGCTATCCCCTTCTCTTGATTTATTTTGAAAAAAATTTAATTACTTGATGAATAATAATTACTGATGTAAGAGAGTGGGAATCCCACTCTCTTCATTTATTTCGCCACTACTACAGGAGGTTTTGGACAGGATACATACCACTAAATAACTCGATAAGTTGATCGTTATATACACACTCCAAGCGTCAATGATCAAACATTAAAAGAAATAATGAAAATAAGAATATTCTCGGCTACGTTTCATACATTAATTGTGCTCGCAATGATTTACTAATTTTTTTATGAGAAATCACAAAAAATACTAAATTATCAAATTTATAAGTGTATTTACAAAAATCATACGCTATAATCCAAAGTAGAAGGGGGATGGAAAATTGATAAAACAATCAGTTATAGAAAATGTATTGGAAGCTGCTCTATCGACGGGCGGTGATTTTTCGGAAGTTTTCATTGAAGATAAGTATGTGAACAGAATGGAAATGCAAAGTGGAAAGATAGAGAAAAGTATTTCCGGTCGTGATTTTGGAGTAGGTATCCGAATATTTTCAGGTTTTCAAAGTATCTATACCTATACGACTGACTTTACGGAAGAAGGTTTGCTACTAGCTGCAAAGCGTGCAGCACATGCCATAAAAGGGGGATCCCACGGAATTATTCACCCGCTACAAAGAGAGCTGTATAATCCGATTCACCAAATTGCACAAATGCCACAAACGGTTGAACATGCAAGGAAGGTCGCTATCATTCGGAAAGCAAATGAAATCGCTAGAAATTATGATGAACGCATTCAACAAGTTAGTCTTCGCTATTTCGATGAGGAACAAAATGTACTGATTGCAAATTCGGAAGGTAAATTTGTTGAAGATACCCGAGTTCACAGTAGACTATCTATTCAGGCTACTGCTACTGACGGAGTAGAAATGCAGACCGGCTTTTATGGGCCAGGAGCGCATGCAGGGTTTGAATTTATCGAAAATCTTAATCTTGAACATTATGCAGGTGAAGCTGCACGAATCGCTGTAACTATGCTTGGTGCGGATGAATGTCCAAGTGGTAAATTTCCGGTAATTATTGACAATGAGTTTGGAGGGGTTATCTTCCATGAAGCATGTGGACACGGATTGGAAGCGACTTCTGTAGCAAAGAATAATTCAGTTTTTGCTAACCGTATAGGCGAGAAGGTTGCACCAGATATCGTGACTTATATAGATGATGGTACCCTACCAAACGAATGGGGATCTCTCAATATAGATGATGAAGGTGAAAAAACACGCAAAAATGTATTGATTGAAAATGGTATATTAAAGGGCTATTTAATTGACAAGTTTAATGCACGCCGTATGAAATCAGAAGCAACTGGTTCTTCTCGTCGTGAATCTTATCGTTTCAATCCAACTTCTAGAATGACTAATACGTATATTGCACCTGGTACTTCAACACCTGAGGAAATTATCACTTCCACTGAGTATGGACTTTACACAAAATACATGGGTGGAGGTCAAGTAAATCCTGCAACAGGTGATTATAATTTCGCAGTTATGGAGGCGTACCTTGTGAAAAACGGGAAAATAGATCGTCCGGTTCGAGGTGCAACACTCATTGGTAATGGCGCTAAAACATTACAGCTTGTAGATCGTGTTGGAAATAATCTTGCCCATGGTGCAGGAATGTGCGGTGCAACAAGCGGAAGCCTTCCTGTTAATGTCGGGCAGCCAATGATACGTGTCAGTGAAATAACAGTTGGTGGTACGAAGGGAGTTTAGAAAAATGAATATTACTGAATTTCAAGAAGAACTTCTTAATAAAGCAAAAAACGTTGGTTTCACGGAAGCTGAAGTATATTATGAACGATCTGAATCCTTCCAATGCATGATTTTTGAGGGAGAAATTGATAGCTATGAAACTTCGGAAGACGCAGGATTTGGTCTACGAGGTCTATATAACGGGAAAATTGGGTACGCGTATACAGAAAAAGTGGATGAAAACTCTATTCTATTTTTAATAGAACGAGCGAAAGAAAATGCCGAAGTACTGGACGATAATGATGGTACAGATATTTTTGAAGGTAGTGATGAATATGCTGGCCATAATTTCTATAGTGAAGAGCTAGCATTAGTCCAAATTCCTGACAAAATTGATTTTATCAAATCAATTGAAAAGAAAGTATTGGCATACGATCCTAGAATCATCACGTTAAACTATTGTATTTTGCAAGACTTTTCTGGAGAGAGATTGTTAACAAACAGTAAAGGCCTCTCATTGAATGAAAAAAAGAACGGACTCATCATTTTCATTTCTGCTGTTGCAAAAGATGGTGAAGAAATGAAGACAGGTAGTTACATTAAAATGACACGAGATTTTCATTCTTTGAATGCTGATGACATCGCAAAAAAGGTAGCTGAGGAAGCTCTATCTAATCTTGGCGAGAAATCAATTCCTGCAGGTAAATACCCAATTATTTTGCGAAACGATGCAGCAGGGTCACTACTTGCTACTTATTCACCGATTTTCTCGGCAGAAAACACGCAAAAGGACCAATCACTTTTAAAAGGCAAAGTTGGACAAAAGGTCGCAAACGATTTATTCACATTACTTGATGACCCTTTCCATCCAGAAGCAGTAGCAGGCTCAAATTTTGATGGAGAAGGAGTGGCGACCAAAAGACGCACCATTGTTTCAAATGGAATACTCGAGACTCTTCTGCATAACCGTAAAACCGCTAAAATGGAAGGAAGCGAAACAACCGGGCATGCTCATAAACCATCTTACAAAAGCACCCTGACCGTTGCCCCTTTGAACATGTATATTGCACCCGGAAAAAGAGCAAAGGAAGACCTTATATCTTCCCTTGCAGAAGGTGTTTTGATAACAGGTTTGTCAGGGCTTCACTCAGGGACGAATGTAATTTCAGGAGATTTCTCCGTAGCAGCAACTGGTTTTCATATTAAAGATGGAAAAATATCATCTGCTGTCAAACAAATGACTATTGCAGGTAATTTCTTTGATTTAATAAAGGGGATAGAAGAAATTGGAACCGACCTCCACTTCCTTCCAGGCGGATATGGTTCACCTTCATTACATGTAAAAGAGCTTTCTGTTACGGTGGATTAAATAAAGTATAAGAAATTATCAACAATCCAACGATTTACAGAAACGAAGAATTCAAGTGTTTTTTTTACAGAATGAGGCATCCTCAACTAGGGAGGGTGCCTCTTTTTATTTCCTCCGTATTCTTAAAAAACCAGTGACGATTCGGTCTTTCTAAAGGAGTAACATTCATAATAAAATATCCGATTATTAATATTAAAATAACTAATGAATACAGTAATGTGTCTATAGGGTGATCATGCTCTACAATAATGAGTCGAATCATAGCGGTAATTCCAACATACAAAAAATAACGTAGCGGAAAATGGTAGTCTTCTTTAAAATATTTTACAATCATTGTTATAAATTCAAAATACAAAAAGAAAATAAGGATATTTGCGAGGAATTGCTTGTAGTCATTGCTCCCTTCCACCATCAACATCTTTACAAAGATAGTGAGCTCTTTGATGAGGAGGAATGATAATATTAGTGCCAAAAGCACTAAACAGAGATTCAAAAAAATTTGCAACACTTTAGGTATAACCTCTAGTACATCTGATAGCCCTACTCTTTTCTTAGACATTCAATTCCCCCATTCATTTTTCTTCACATCGAATGATATGATTAATTAGTATATGTTAGGTTTTCTTACATGTCTAGAATTATTTATGTGAAAATTCAAAAAGAAGACCCTTTTATTATACAAATATATTGTAAACGAGGTGTTAAATTAATAAAACCATTCCTCCCCCACCAGGTAAAAGTGGAGATAAGAATGGTTTTAAATTAATTTGACTTTGGTTCATCAAAATCTTTCTCGAGTCGTTTTACAAACTCTTCTGCAGCACTATACCCTTGTTGTTTTAAATACCAGTTATTTGCTGCTGCTTCAATTAAACCAGCAACATCACGTCCAGGCTGTAGCTGAATTTGAATATGCGGGATTTGAACCCCCATGTAATCAATAAACTTCGTCTCCAGCTCTAACTCATTATTCAGCGCATTATGCTCCCACTTTGTTAATTCAATATCAAGTGCAATCCTTGTTTCTTCTTGAAACGCCTTTCTTCCATAAAGACGAACAACATTTAGCAATCCGATACTGCGTAACGCCAAAAATTCCTTGTTCTTTTCATTATGTGATCCTAATAGGGTTTGAGGACTTAACTTTTTCAATACGACAATATCGTCTGCTACTAGACGATGTCCTCTACCAATCAACGTATGGGCAGTTTCGCTCTTTCCGACCCCTGATTTACCACGTAGTAAAATACCCATTCCCGAAACGTTGACACATACACCATGGATAGCTATTTCGGGTGCCATCGATTTAATGACAAAAGCATCAATTTTCTCACTGACTTCACTTGTAGAGTCAGCAGTGCGTAATACAGGAATTTTCTCCTCCACACAATAGGAGATTAAACCAGGTGGCTCCTCTTGATTGGATGTTATAACGATACATGGTGGATCATAACGTACAATATTCCCTATGCGGAGCTTTGATTCGTTTTCAGAAAGAGTATGTAAATAGTTTATTTCATTTTTCCCCAATATTTGTACATGATCTGTCGCTATAAAATCAAATTTATCCATAAATTCAAGACCAGGACGTCGCACTTTAGATTGCTTTAATACGCGGTGTAAGTGACCATGTCCACTTAACACCTCAAACGAAAACCTGTGGACAATATCTTTTACTGTCATTGTTTTCATAGTTATAACACTCGCCTTCTAAATATCATCGTTAATCGTGCTCTTTTCAGCATTTTCAGATGGTAAAACATAAGATTATATGTGTAATGACAATTCATTATACTATGAGAATTCATCGGATGAAACTAAAGAATGCTTAAAATAACTAATAAGGGGTATATTCTTGTAACATTGCATCACGGAGGTGTACAAGTATGTACCTTGATATAGTTATCAAAATAGTTGTTGGTCTTTTAGCGTTGATGACTGTAATCCGCATTCTAGGTAAGAAAGAGCTAGCTCAGCTAACTCCATATGATGTCATATATACACTTGTATTAGGAGGAATTCTTGAAGAAAGTATTTTTGACGAAAAAGTGAAAATTTCTCATTTCCTTTTGGCTATAACAACCTGGGCACTATTAATATTTTTAATTGAAAAAGCGACTAAAAAATGGGACCCTATTCGAGTTCTATTAAAAGGAGAACCTGTTAAGCTCATCAGTGATGGTAAGCTTGATATGAAGAAGTTTAATAAAAATCATTTAGAGATGGAACAATTACGGTCTGCCTTAAGAAAACAAGGTGTGTTTTCTCTCCGCGAAGTAAAGGATTTGTTTTTAGAACCCGGAGGCGATTTAACTATTAATAAATACGTTCAGTATGAGCCAATAAAAAACGGAGATTTTCCAACAAAGGCAACTGATCAAGATCCAACAGTGCTCCTAATAGATGAGGGTGTAGTAAAAGAGGATATCTTAACTTATATAGGTAAAGATAAAAAGTGGTTATTAACAAAGCTTTCTGAACAAGGGTTTACTGATATCAAGAAAATTGCTTATTGTGAATGGTCGGAAACAGAAGGTTT encodes:
- a CDS encoding exonuclease domain-containing protein — encoded protein: MAFEPFMQILRGLQGKRTNIGLGDIRNTQQMAFLRHLQKEMNQEDALNIPLHELNVVVFDIETTGFSPEKGDGILSIGATKMYGTTILEEDNFYSLVRYEKEIPEHIVQLTGITNEQVLEAKPLADVFIKFLEYKQDCTLVAHHATHERNFLQSASSLLFRTPFKHRIVDTSFLFKIIEPKMNMTTLEDLCSHNNIPVVGRHHALGDAKMTAKLWSIYLEKAQLIGCETLHDVYNRFARM
- a CDS encoding DUF294 nucleotidyltransferase-like domain-containing protein — its product is METYESIREWKDENITTFLDDTVSLNDFHDLVMRKVMEMAKCKMKSESPPCDFTWFITGSGGRFEQGVISDQDHGIVYAISNEENDEYFKKLGEELSYGLNITGYPYCQGNIMSSNPIWCKSFQDWHTQLREWMENESWENIRYLQIFFDARVLHGKLGYIHRLKYFIYQYQLQSPNLFHRFIANVMHVKNVIGPFGQILVEQHGVYQGCVNLKYAAFLPYVNSVRLLSIKEGIYENSTLTRMNTLIRQSGYEKLLHNCEKNFADLLNYRLSLFRAETYTDTHNLNIEKLSKEERKGIKRIIKDGKRLHDEVIAFTLSK
- a CDS encoding ammonium transporter; this translates as MEEVMFLMNSLWTMVAAILVIFMVGGFILLEAGSTRMKNAGHVAGKTIFTFGLASLVFWALGYGFIFGGNANFLVGMSDFFYDGSLIEDAGLATTVFFVFQLAFAGIAVTIALGGFAERAKFSAYVIFTILFGIIVYPIIAHWVWGGGWLAEHGKQDFAGSTVVHLTGAMAALAATMLLKPRIGKFNKDGSANNLAGHNQVYTTLGVLILWGGWFGFNAGSTVSVDGAFFGFVALNTTLAAGAGAVAATLISWVVLGKSDITTILNGALAGLVAITASCAFVDVWASVIIGFIAGVLVFYSARFFEKRKIDDPIYALSVHGAAGVWGTLSTGFFATPELASVGKPGLFYGGGLEQLGVQLMGVVACGLFAFIVSYAILFIMKKVMGGIRVSEEEEIMGLDMSEHGNYGYPEQMILEESKS
- a CDS encoding CotH kinase family protein gives rise to the protein MSNLIPSYFLKIKEEDLNRLRKNLKNDDSVSSKLKVDKTVYDIKIAYRGAYTRKFRKRSYVIDFDSEMFFGARKIHLNAEYRDPSLIRNKLSLDFFQDLGVLSPESQHINFYRNGTFKGVYLQLESVDDLFLKKRGLPAGPIYYAINNDANFSFTRDEKPKESLLDGYIQASGDPSDDDFLHDLITIVNTTPQSKFLEEVSQYINMDKYLNWLVGAICTMNNDGFTHNYALYRNSETRMFEILPWDYDATWGRKVSGGIMEHTYVPIEGKKGNHLLYLLIQLPEFRRLYKEVLEEILETKFTVKYMENKVLDLHQLVRPNLLLDPYKNNKVDIFDNEPEIIFQFIRDRNNYLKEQLKNLK
- a CDS encoding SET domain-containing protein; this translates as MGPFCIKETGKYGKGLFATRDIKKDELIEVSPVIVSPRNEWKYMKKTILLNYCFHWGKRTAIALGYGALFNHSYTPNVRFVNNKKNLSIDFYAIDDINNGEELTINYNGDPEDKSKLWFEVIE
- a CDS encoding TldD/PmbA family protein, translated to MIKQSVIENVLEAALSTGGDFSEVFIEDKYVNRMEMQSGKIEKSISGRDFGVGIRIFSGFQSIYTYTTDFTEEGLLLAAKRAAHAIKGGSHGIIHPLQRELYNPIHQIAQMPQTVEHARKVAIIRKANEIARNYDERIQQVSLRYFDEEQNVLIANSEGKFVEDTRVHSRLSIQATATDGVEMQTGFYGPGAHAGFEFIENLNLEHYAGEAARIAVTMLGADECPSGKFPVIIDNEFGGVIFHEACGHGLEATSVAKNNSVFANRIGEKVAPDIVTYIDDGTLPNEWGSLNIDDEGEKTRKNVLIENGILKGYLIDKFNARRMKSEATGSSRRESYRFNPTSRMTNTYIAPGTSTPEEIITSTEYGLYTKYMGGGQVNPATGDYNFAVMEAYLVKNGKIDRPVRGATLIGNGAKTLQLVDRVGNNLAHGAGMCGATSGSLPVNVGQPMIRVSEITVGGTKGV
- a CDS encoding TldD/PmbA family protein codes for the protein MNITEFQEELLNKAKNVGFTEAEVYYERSESFQCMIFEGEIDSYETSEDAGFGLRGLYNGKIGYAYTEKVDENSILFLIERAKENAEVLDDNDGTDIFEGSDEYAGHNFYSEELALVQIPDKIDFIKSIEKKVLAYDPRIITLNYCILQDFSGERLLTNSKGLSLNEKKNGLIIFISAVAKDGEEMKTGSYIKMTRDFHSLNADDIAKKVAEEALSNLGEKSIPAGKYPIILRNDAAGSLLATYSPIFSAENTQKDQSLLKGKVGQKVANDLFTLLDDPFHPEAVAGSNFDGEGVATKRRTIVSNGILETLLHNRKTAKMEGSETTGHAHKPSYKSTLTVAPLNMYIAPGKRAKEDLISSLAEGVLITGLSGLHSGTNVISGDFSVAATGFHIKDGKISSAVKQMTIAGNFFDLIKGIEEIGTDLHFLPGGYGSPSLHVKELSVTVD
- the psiE gene encoding phosphate-starvation-inducible protein PsiE, which produces MSKKRVGLSDVLEVIPKVLQIFLNLCLVLLALILSFLLIKELTIFVKMLMVEGSNDYKQFLANILIFFLYFEFITMIVKYFKEDYHFPLRYFLYVGITAMIRLIIVEHDHPIDTLLYSLVILILIIGYFIMNVTPLERPNRHWFFKNTEEIKRGTLPS
- the hprK gene encoding HPr(Ser) kinase/phosphatase, encoding MKTMTVKDIVHRFSFEVLSGHGHLHRVLKQSKVRRPGLEFMDKFDFIATDHVQILGKNEINYLHTLSENESKLRIGNIVRYDPPCIVITSNQEEPPGLISYCVEEKIPVLRTADSTSEVSEKIDAFVIKSMAPEIAIHGVCVNVSGMGILLRGKSGVGKSETAHTLIGRGHRLVADDIVVLKKLSPQTLLGSHNEKNKEFLALRSIGLLNVVRLYGRKAFQEETRIALDIELTKWEHNALNNELELETKFIDYMGVQIPHIQIQLQPGRDVAGLIEAAANNWYLKQQGYSAAEEFVKRLEKDFDEPKSN
- a CDS encoding DUF421 domain-containing protein, which gives rise to MYLDIVIKIVVGLLALMTVIRILGKKELAQLTPYDVIYTLVLGGILEESIFDEKVKISHFLLAITTWALLIFLIEKATKKWDPIRVLLKGEPVKLISDGKLDMKKFNKNHLEMEQLRSALRKQGVFSLREVKDLFLEPGGDLTINKYVQYEPIKNGDFPTKATDQDPTVLLIDEGVVKEDILTYIGKDKKWLLTKLSEQGFTDIKKIAYCEWSETEGLFVRSY